In Ureibacillus thermophilus, the genomic stretch TTTCATCAACAATTGAACTTTCTCTTGCTCTTAACAAAACATGTTTATATTTTCCTACTCCATAAAGTTGATAATCTAAAAAAATACTTGAATTTGTATTTTCATTCATTAACAAATACTTCATCATAATGTAAACTTCTAAAATAGTTCTAAAAGCATGTCGCCCTAAAATAGAGTTTTCCAATTTTTTATCAATTAGTTCTTCAAATATTTTTGTCATATATACTGTTGATCCTAGTAGTACATTAAATTTTGCATCTTCTAATAAATTTTTTTTATTCTCTAACAGTAATTGTTCTAATACTTTTTTAGTATCATCAATGAATAAATTTACATCTGAAATTTGCTCACGAAACTCTATATACATGGGTTTACAATCAGTTAGCATTCCTAACTCACTCCAAAAATAGGAAATGTAACTGTCGTTCTTTTCTTCAAAGTCTAACCCCTCTAAAGATCTTATAGATGATCTGTATAATCTCATTCTTTCATCTTCATGTTCAATTAGGCTATAATTTTTGATAGCCTCCACCCCATTAAGACCTTCGAACAAATTTATTTTCCCTATATATAATGGTAAACAAATAATAAGATATCGAAGATCAGTAGTTGTATTAGATTGTGGATTATTAAACTCTTTAACAGCCTCCCTGATTATTGATAACCTATACTCCACAGTTTGCTCTCTAACGTAAAAGTATTTGTTAAACAGTTCATACTTATCACCTCGAAATAAAATTGTGAGAGGAGATAAAACAGCTGGCTCGACAAAACGATTGATTATATCATAAATTTCCCTTTGTTCTTGTTCCTTAGCATTTGTTATTTGAGATATTTTTGGTTTATAAATATCTATATCTAATCTTGATAATAAATATAGGATTCTTTGTCCAATTTCTAATCCTTCTTTTCTACCGTAATGGAGTAGTATTAATCCCAACCATAGATACTCTGGTAATCTTTCTTTAGTCCAAGAGTTTAATGCTAATTTATCTCCAAGTATTGAATTCATAGGAGTAATAATTTTCCCTTTAATATATTTATGGTCAGACAATCTACTTCGCCCTTTTGTTTCCAACAGATTTACCTCCTGTTTCAATCTATTTTTGTATTAATAATTGTTTAACAGAACTTACTCCATTAAAGAAAGAGAGAGCAGAGTTTTGCCAACAACAAAAAAGAGAAATTGAACAACATATTATAAATTTTCTTCTAAAACGGACCAATCCCTACCTTGTGAGAGGTCAACTTGGAACTCTTCAAGGAATAGTTTTAAGACATATTCTGCATTATCTGGCCCGCCAATATACCAATGTTCAGGAGAGAGAGCAACAGTAATGACATCCCATGAATACATTTCTCTCAGGAAACGCAAGTCCCTTCGTATTTCCTCTGTATCCTTTAAAATGTAGCAAGTATGTCCAGATTCAGTTTTACTTTGGAACGCAAAGAAGTCCAAATCCAGGTCTAAGATTAAGGAATGTCCTTCTGTATATGAGTTCATGAGATTCATCTCCTTAGCAAACTCTAGCATCTCTATTGAATCCCAATGAATCCCCCAAAGTTTCTCTATCCGTTTTTTGGGGAGATGTTTTTGCAGGTAAAGTGAGTGAGACTCTTGATCGAATAACCCATCTTGATCTTCTGGAGAAACATAAACTATTGTTTGGATTGTTTCTCTTGCAAAACCAGCCCATATGAAGTTATCTATTCCTACAATTGTTTCATTCCCTAATTTACTTTCCGTTAGAGATGACAGTTCCTTTAATCCCTTAGCTTGTAACAGCCCTGGAACCATTGCTCCATCGTTTGCAGCATCGAGGTGCTGGTCAACATGAAATAGCGTTGCATTGTTTTGAATCCACCCCTTGTCACGAGCTAAATCCCATGCAACAAATGCCCAATTATGGTGTTTCATTAGAAAAATTTTTTGCTCTGGAAACACAACTTTCCATTTATCGTCCTCTCTCCAAGTCACTTTTGTTTTCACACTCCTCTTCTCCTTTAATCTTTACCTATATTATTCAGCTAAATATAAAGAAACCTTTCTTTAAATAATCTGCTCTCGTTCAACAAAGGTTTTTTTACTCCTTTTTAAACTATTTATTCCTAATCACACCGCTTGACACGCTTGTAAGTATCAATAAGAAACACCCATCAAATCAAGGAGTCCCCTATGATTCAATTCTATCTTTTTTCTTCTTCGCCATGTTCTTTAACTTCTAAATTTATTTATCTGACAAATGGATCAGACAGTTTCAATCGCCATCACCCCACACATAATTCCCCATATCTTATATTTTGTGTAACTCGCTAAATAGATGAAAGGCTTGTTAATTTCTATCTTCTTTAGTGTTTTGTTTTTCAGTTAAACACTCAATTTATTAAGTGTACTTACAATAATGCTAGTAATAAATTGTCATTTCATAAAGGTTCTTATAGAAATTTGTTGAATATTGTATATTTAATTAAATGGCCCTTTAATTGAATAAAAGAAGCGATACCTCATTAAAGCATCGTACACGTTAACCATCCTCGAAGCGAGCCTCACCACAGATCATGGAAGTTAATTAGTTCTTCACTGGGAGTTCAATAAGGAAAAGAAAATTAAGATAATACACGTTACGCTTTAAATTAGCTTTTCATTTAATGATTTTTTGAGTTTATTAATACTTCAATAGGAAGAGGTTACCTCTTAGTACATCTATACTTGAAGGGGGTGGGGCGCAAAACGTTAGTAGCCGAAGGCTTGATATATGTTACTCCCCCTCGGAATTTTTTTATAAAAAATCCCTTATATAGGGTGATTTCAAAAATTCTAAAGTATTTTTTAGAAACTTTAAGGAGTTTACTAAATGTCTTTAATCATCCTCAATATTCTTTTTATTTGATAAAAATTTCTTTTTTCTTAAGCATGTTTTCTCCGCCAGTTATAAATAGCTCTTTAATTTGGACAAATCTACTAATATTGTAAAATATTTAAATTTAATGTAAATATTTTTCCTAATTCCCACTTATTTTTTTATATCTAATAAGCAGGAAATTATGTCAAAAATACCATACAAAAAAGGAATTGCAAAAATGATGCAGAAATAAATGGAAATAAAAGGGATGAATAGTTATGAAGGTAAATGGAGTAGAGGTAATAGAAATTGTCAAAACAAAAATACCGGAAGATAAAGTCTTTAAGGTAATCTACAAAGATAAAAAGATATTAAAGAAAACTATCAAAGCTGAGTTTCGAATGGTAAACAAACATAGGAAAATATGGGCCTATATAGTAAAAGATGAAAACTTCATGGATCTTCAAGAGGATTACATAAATATATTTAGCAAAATCCATGAAAAGATATATGAATACTTAATAAGGCACCATGGATATATTATCAGTCCATTGTGTTTAGCAATTAAAAAATCCAGTGTTTTGCAAGATTTAGAAAAAATGAAAAAGCAAGTACAAACTGATAGTTCAGGATGGTATTTCCTTCTTGAATAATCCCGCTTACGTTGACGTCCCATGTATTCACAATAACAGGTGGAACTATAGGGCTAGGTGGATATACAACTCAATTCTAATGCCTAAAGTAAACCAGAATATTATGGGAAGGACTCCAATCATGGAGCCCTATATTTACAGTAATAAAGTAAGCTGTTGAGGTTGTTCCGACTCTTGTACACCCATAATTCTAGCTAATTTCTTTGCAGATATCTTTCCTAATTCTTTAGGTTCAACTTTTTTTAGTCCTCCCCCATATTCTCGTCCCGCTTTAATAAATTGCTCATGTCCAATACTTTGTAGTGCATTAAAAACAGCTTCGTACAATAATGGATCGTTATTTAGCGCCTTCTTCAAGGAACCTTTTGGATACAATAATAAGAATACGTTAGTAGCGATAGCCTGGGATTTATTCCAGATAAATCTAAATGGATTTGAATCGCCTTCTCCCCTTCCCATATAAGTACATAAGAAGGGGGCTGGTTGCCTTTTCTCTTGGCTATACCATATCTTACGCTTACTTGTTAGATAACCGTTAGCAACTCCTAATTCCTTTCCCTTTTGCAGGTACTCCCAAAAATCAGGATATCTTTCTTGTATTATCTCTTCTGGAAGGTCACAATCAATCACAACTAAATTTTCGTTAAGTAATGGATATCCGTTTTCTCCGCTTTCGATAATGTCATTTTTAAGAATTCTAGGGGGTGGGAGAATCGGACGTAAGCATTCGAATGGAATTCCCTTTTGTACGGCGTCATCTTTACTTAGGATGAAGAACTCATTGTTTCCAGTTGCGATACCTCGTTTAATATCAAAGAACTCCGATAGAATTGAATAAGTCTGGTCTTCTTTGTTGTTTTCCTCGGTGGAGTTCGGTGTTAAAAATACTGTCCACTTATCAATCTTCTTCAACTCACCAATGCTTACGGTTTTAGTAATGAGTGGTTTCTTAGGGCTTCCACCAAAGGAGAAAGTTACCATATCTAAATCACAAGGAGTTTTCTTTTGGTACACTACCACCGACGATGTCACAAGTGCATCATCAAATCGTAAGTCTTTTGGGTCGTATTTATGAATATGAGTTACTGTAACTTTTTCTGTTAGATAACTTCTTATCACTCTTCCATAATTTACATCCATAAACTCGGAAGGTATTAACCAAGCAGCAATTGAATCATTTTCCAACCATTTATGGGAGAGCAGTATAAAGTAACAGTACAAGCCTGCCAATCCGCTTATGTTTAGATCCAATTGTTCCTTAACCGCATTCTTTAATAGCTCTTTGTAATCTTTATCCAAGTGATGATGCCTTACATAAGGTGGATTTGTAATAAGTAAGTTGAATAAGTCCTTTGAATTAACCTCCTGTGTAAAATCGCCATTTCTTATGTCGAGGTTCCATCCCCTCCAAAGGTTTTGAGAATAATTTACTATTTCTTCATCTTTTTCAATTCCGAGTGCAATTTCAACTTGCTCATTATCAATCTTTTGCAACAAAGCTGAATAAAAGGAACCTGTACCAATTGCAGGTTCAAGAAATCTTATGACTTCATCTTTCTTACCCATTTTTTTTCGAATAGTTAATACAAAATCGACAATTTCAGAAGCTAATCCTGGCGGAGTGGCGTATTGACCTAGCTTGTTTCTTTCGACCATACTCTTGGATTCATCAATCTTATGTTGTACGTTTAATCTTTCCTTTTCAATGTCATAGATGTTCATTATTACTACAACCCCAATTTATCCATATCTTCAATTCGATGTTCCCAAACCCAATCCAATCCCTCAGCTGCTTCATATCCTAAATATCCTGAATCAAAATATCCACACAGAAACAATATAAGTTTAATCTCCTTACCGTATGTAGCCTGTAACTGCCGTATTTTTGTGGCTTCTTCTTTTCTCCTTTTGTTAGTATTAGTGAAGTCGCCTGCTGATTTACACTCAATAAGAATTGGATATTCAACGTCTTTAGCGTTTTTCCTCTGAATAACTACATCAATGGGAATATTAACCTTTTTATCATTATCATTCTCTAATATGACAGGTATATTCATTCTAAAACTATACGTTCCCTTTTTCATCTCTGTAATAGGTTTATCACTCGGGTGAATCAACTTAACGTAACCACGTTTCTGAAGAAAATCATCAATCAATTTAAGTTGGCGTTGTTCTTGAGCATTTTTGATAATCGGGTCAGCTACCGAACCACAAAGACGGTCAGCTACAATGCTTGAAGCACGATAGCGTTCTTCATTATTGGGTTTTTTTCCCTCTGCAAGCCATGTAAATATATCTTTATCTAGTAATTTAATTATAACACCGCAAATTGCTGTTAAATTACGTTCTAATTCCTCTTTTTTCATTCTTTTCGGTAACTTTCCTTCTTCCAAAGTCTTGACAATAGAACCGTTTGCATACGCTAATCCAGTTAATCTGTCCCTTGCAATAGGCGGTGATGTACACATTCTAAGGACAGATACTATCGAAGGATGTTGTTTAATTTTTTCTGGACTTATGTTAGTCAGGTCTTCAAGAATTTTCAATCCTTGTTCAACCTGTTTTGTTGTTTCAATTCTGGTTACTCTGTATGCTTCTGGAGCAAATTCCATAAACCATTTATTGTATA encodes the following:
- a CDS encoding Eco57I restriction-modification methylase domain-containing protein, giving the protein MNIYDIEKERLNVQHKIDESKSMVERNKLGQYATPPGLASEIVDFVLTIRKKMGKKDEVIRFLEPAIGTGSFYSALLQKIDNEQVEIALGIEKDEEIVNYSQNLWRGWNLDIRNGDFTQEVNSKDLFNLLITNPPYVRHHHLDKDYKELLKNAVKEQLDLNISGLAGLYCYFILLSHKWLENDSIAAWLIPSEFMDVNYGRVIRSYLTEKVTVTHIHKYDPKDLRFDDALVTSSVVVYQKKTPCDLDMVTFSFGGSPKKPLITKTVSIGELKKIDKWTVFLTPNSTEENNKEDQTYSILSEFFDIKRGIATGNNEFFILSKDDAVQKGIPFECLRPILPPPRILKNDIIESGENGYPLLNENLVVIDCDLPEEIIQERYPDFWEYLQKGKELGVANGYLTSKRKIWYSQEKRQPAPFLCTYMGRGEGDSNPFRFIWNKSQAIATNVFLLLYPKGSLKKALNNDPLLYEAVFNALQSIGHEQFIKAGREYGGGLKKVEPKELGKISAKKLARIMGVQESEQPQQLTLLL
- a CDS encoding XamI family restriction endonuclease, with the translated sequence MINADKPFLWKKDVAQSVDLYNKWFMEFAPEAYRVTRIETTKQVEQGLKILEDLTNISPEKIKQHPSIVSVLRMCTSPPIARDRLTGLAYANGSIVKTLEEGKLPKRMKKEELERNLTAICGVIIKLLDKDIFTWLAEGKKPNNEERYRASSIVADRLCGSVADPIIKNAQEQRQLKLIDDFLQKRGYVKLIHPSDKPITEMKKGTYSFRMNIPVILENDNDKKVNIPIDVVIQRKNAKDVEYPILIECKSAGDFTNTNKRRKEEATKIRQLQATYGKEIKLILFLCGYFDSGYLGYEAAEGLDWVWEHRIEDMDKLGL
- a CDS encoding UPF0489 family protein encodes the protein MKTKVTWREDDKWKVVFPEQKIFLMKHHNWAFVAWDLARDKGWIQNNATLFHVDQHLDAANDGAMVPGLLQAKGLKELSSLTESKLGNETIVGIDNFIWAGFARETIQTIVYVSPEDQDGLFDQESHSLYLQKHLPKKRIEKLWGIHWDSIEMLEFAKEMNLMNSYTEGHSLILDLDLDFFAFQSKTESGHTCYILKDTEEIRRDLRFLREMYSWDVITVALSPEHWYIGGPDNAEYVLKLFLEEFQVDLSQGRDWSVLEENL
- a CDS encoding DUF5677 domain-containing protein; protein product: METKGRSRLSDHKYIKGKIITPMNSILGDKLALNSWTKERLPEYLWLGLILLHYGRKEGLEIGQRILYLLSRLDIDIYKPKISQITNAKEQEQREIYDIINRFVEPAVLSPLTILFRGDKYELFNKYFYVREQTVEYRLSIIREAVKEFNNPQSNTTTDLRYLIICLPLYIGKINLFEGLNGVEAIKNYSLIEHEDERMRLYRSSIRSLEGLDFEEKNDSYISYFWSELGMLTDCKPMYIEFREQISDVNLFIDDTKKVLEQLLLENKKNLLEDAKFNVLLGSTVYMTKIFEELIDKKLENSILGRHAFRTILEVYIMMKYLLMNENTNSSIFLDYQLYGVGKYKHVLLRARESSIVDENSHIEIPILNALVNEPMFEEFLDIDVRYFDTQSIKKKFEIVDEKELYEIYYEYDNNYVHGFWGAIRESSMIFCDNPLHKYHSIPDIENYQKLPSVIYDTEKVFRKHIELLASQYDFPDWYKQKYKELNYGI